The Chiloscyllium punctatum isolate Juve2018m chromosome 2, sChiPun1.3, whole genome shotgun sequence genome has a window encoding:
- the LOC140493478 gene encoding relaxin-3-like has protein sequence MKCLVCVLIINLLLTSFPVSVLSQSLRSGESGIKLCGREFIRAVIYTCGGSRWKRLLDNQNDPFQVSADKDYSKEMDSMRNLQRIFGSDRNQETEPSYADQMFDEYNNQYDQAPGDFSEYIRQIDGGSNKDHAFASTLVQHLPWARSIRKKREASTGMSSKCCTYGCTKKDISILC, from the exons ATGAAGTGCCTGGTGTGTGTTCTGATCATCAACCTGTTGCTGACCTCCTTTCCCGTTTCTGTCCTGTCCCAGTCTTTGAGAAGTGGGGAATCGGGAATTAAGCTGTGCGGCCGCGAGTTCATCCGAGCGGTCATTTATACCTGTGGGGGTTCCCGCTGGAAGAGGCTTCTCGATAACCAGAACG ATCCTTTCCAGGTCTCAGCTGATAAAGATTACTCCAAGGAGATGGACAGCATGAGAAATCTTCAAAGAATCTTTGGCAGCGACAGAAACCAGGAAACCGAGCCATCTTATGCTGATCAAATGTTTGACGAGTACAACAACCAGTATGATCAGGCACCAGGGGATTTCAGTGAGTACATTCGCCAGATTGATGGAGGCAGCAATAAAGACCACGCTTTTGCATCAACACTGGTGCAGCATCTACCTTGGGCCAGATCCATCAGGAAGAAAAGGGAAGCATCAACAGGAATGTCAAGCAAATGCTGCACTTACGGCTGCACCAAAAAAGATATCAGCATACTCTGCTGa